The following coding sequences are from one Aethina tumida isolate Nest 87 chromosome 2, icAetTumi1.1, whole genome shotgun sequence window:
- the LOC109595541 gene encoding palmitoyltransferase ZDHHC11 — MLNAGDATRRLRRQHGFQLPLHPLQLTGWLTLAALSAGSFLLLVPALPLHAQPACLAVLTVLLLLHTAAHVSAALVDPAEEVLRKRVPEVVPQLDRAKYAHVIEGGVCHLCGIESSSERTKHCSACNKCVHRFDHHCKWLNHCIGGRNYALFLMCVSTAVAAAALVAALAVAELVLHHTASTTSAAQLSDAVPEKKEGYPFDQNSSYPGHPSSLPSGDAAFLAVVAALGLLAAITAGLLLHLCFFHIYISFLGLTTYEYIRQQRQNQSQPHVSVNRNAEEPQENNARNSTLRHRPVNLRCEGRSRTTLLTCTVVEETFNNCSTSAAEPTPTPPSTPQDCQMCVMSNNAVAPEVRTSQNHHKKIKRKWNCCVSVPDSPDDPHSPSEPRCLMSLCRHKAKSISAIEGRPHRTHGHWSSAKLRVLFRVIGNLGQHRRRESQSQVAKSNQVVPVPNDTSNNSEIIQTVNNIVPVPLYPEVSRRANALPALPTPPRRRLISETELANALTMLQQQQQRCGSRRPMYRRRRRSVVHRTKTPALSPIRESGLSNPASPSRQNCTVSAITGSCTRPF; from the exons ATGCTAAACGCGGGTGACGCGACCAGAAGGCTCCGCCGCCAGCACGGCTTCCAGCTGCCGCTGCATCCGTTGCAGCTAACCGGGTGGCTGACGTTGGCGGCCCTCTCGGCCGGCTCGTTCCTCCTGCTGGTGCCGGCGCTTCCGTTGCACGCGCAGCCCGCCTGCCTCGCCGTCCTCACcgtgctgctgctgctgcacACCGCCGCTCACGTTTCCGCCGCGCTCGTCGATCCCGCCGAAGAGGTCCTCCGTAAGAGG GTACCGGAGGTGGTGCCGCAGTTGGACCGCGCGAAGTACGCGCACGTGATCGAGGGCGGCGTGTGCCATTTGTGCGGCATCGAATCGAGCAGCGAACGGACGAAGCACTGCAGCGCGTGCAACAAGTGCGTGCACCGCTTCGACCACCACTGCAAGTGGCTGAACCACTGCATCGGCGGCCGCAACTACGCTCTCTTCCTCATGTGCGTCTCGACGGCGGTCGCGGCCGCGGCCCTCGTGGCCGCCCTCGCTGTCGCCGAGCTCGTGTTGCACCACACCGCATCCACCACGTCGGCGGCCCAGCTCAGTGACGCCGTGCCCGAGAAAAAG gaGGGGTATCCCTTTGATCAGAACTCATCATATCCCGGTCATCCGTCATCCCTGCCGTCAGGTGATGCGGCCTTTTTGGCGGTAGTGGCAGCACTTGGTCTCCTCGCCGCCATCACGGCTGGATTGCTCCTGCATCTATGCTTCTTCCATATCTATATCTCTTTCTTGGGTTTGACGACATACGAGTATATCAGGCAGCAACGCCAGAACCAAAGTCAGCCGCACGTGTCGGTCAACCGAAATGCAGAGGAGCCCCAAG AAAACAACGCACGGAACTCGACGTTGCGACATCGTCCGGTGAACCTACGTTGTGAGGGCCGATCACGTACCACCCTCCTGACGTGCACAGTAGTCGAGGAGACTTTCAACAACTGTTCGACGTCTGCGGCCGAGCCGACGCCCACACCTCCATCAACGCCCCAGGATTGTCAGATGTGCGTAATGAGCAACAATGCAGTGGCGCCGGAGGTGCGCACCTCGCAGAACCACCACAAGAAGATCAAAAGGAAATGGAATTGTTGCGTGTCGGTGCCCGACAGTCCGGATGACCCTCACAGTCCGTCCGAGCCTCGATGTCTGATGTCCTTGTGCCGGCACAAGGCGAAGAGCATCTCGGCCATCGAGGGCCGTCCACACAGGACTCATGGCCATTGGTCCAGTGCTAAGTTGAGAGTTTTGTTTAGAGTTATAG GAAACTTGGGACAACATAGAAGAAGGGAGTCTCAAAGCCAAGTAGCTAAATCTAACCAAGTGGTGCCTGTCCCCAATGATACTTCGAATAATTCGGAGATTATCCAAACCGTCAACAATATAGTTCCGGTACCCTTATATCCGGAAGTGTCCCGAAGAGCGAATGCCTTGCCAGCCCTCCCCACACCTCCTAGACGGAGGCTTATTAGTGAAACGGAATTGGCCAATGCCCTTACTATGcttcaacaacaacaacaaag ATGTGGTTCACGACGCCCGATGTACCGTCGGAGAAGACGCAGCGTTGTGCACCGCACGAAAACCCCCGCCCTATCGCCGATCCGCGAG